Proteins encoded in a region of the Isosphaeraceae bacterium EP7 genome:
- a CDS encoding DUF6398 domain-containing protein, which produces MLLCLEDAEQFFRIHKSLMLFVGRRLNLIDCKYASPKSFEKLPPSQRLKVHEALLDHMDLIDAFADENPQRLVEDDIEIARSWTNLVSGEFFAFRQLKQEMIFLSADEPVLAYGVLALFDPFEVVIGPDLPRLIRTTLVPFKGKIIYDGLAIVHDISFGGGVKRILDETYKEAKARNEIIRSLPHHAKGTEAARKNDVSGKRTPVAASSAARPAHDRIVALIDAFCREELDEEYAELCRKLAGILVRKRPSPLVRGKPESWASGIVRVIGWVNFLGDPSQPHHMKMTDIDRAFGVSEATGSAKSMEIRNQHGIDRIDPEWMLKSRMEQNPLVWMIRVNGMIDDARDLPRKVQEEAFRKGLIPFIPDPRAGRTAED; this is translated from the coding sequence ATGTTGTTATGCCTTGAGGACGCCGAGCAGTTCTTCCGAATCCACAAGTCGCTTATGTTGTTTGTGGGCAGACGGCTCAATTTGATCGATTGTAAGTATGCGTCGCCCAAATCCTTCGAGAAGCTCCCGCCGAGCCAACGACTCAAGGTCCACGAGGCGTTGCTCGACCACATGGATTTGATCGACGCATTCGCCGATGAGAATCCGCAGCGGCTGGTGGAGGACGACATCGAGATCGCCCGGTCCTGGACCAATCTCGTTTCGGGCGAGTTCTTCGCGTTCCGCCAGCTCAAGCAAGAGATGATCTTCCTCTCCGCGGACGAGCCGGTCCTCGCCTATGGAGTGCTCGCCTTGTTCGATCCGTTCGAGGTCGTGATCGGCCCCGATCTGCCGCGATTGATCCGCACGACGCTCGTGCCGTTCAAGGGAAAAATCATCTACGACGGGCTCGCCATCGTGCACGACATCAGCTTCGGCGGCGGGGTCAAGCGGATCCTCGACGAGACCTACAAGGAGGCCAAAGCACGGAACGAAATCATCAGGTCATTGCCGCACCACGCCAAGGGCACTGAGGCGGCGAGGAAGAACGACGTCTCGGGGAAGCGTACGCCAGTGGCTGCGTCGTCGGCAGCACGCCCGGCCCATGACCGGATCGTGGCGCTGATCGATGCGTTCTGTCGGGAAGAGCTGGATGAGGAGTATGCCGAGCTGTGCCGGAAGCTCGCGGGCATCCTGGTTCGTAAGCGGCCCTCGCCGCTGGTTCGGGGCAAGCCTGAATCGTGGGCCAGTGGGATCGTCAGGGTCATCGGCTGGGTGAATTTTCTCGGCGACCCCAGCCAGCCGCATCATATGAAAATGACCGACATCGATCGGGCGTTCGGCGTCTCCGAGGCGACCGGCTCGGCGAAATCGATGGAGATCCGCAATCAACACGGGATCGACCGGATTGATCCCGAATGGATGCTGAAAAGCCGTATGGAACAAAATCCGCTGGTGTGGATGATCCGGGTCAACGGCATGATCGACGACGCGCGGGACCTGCCGAGGAAGGTCCAGGAGGAGGCATTCCGGAAGGGCCTCATCCCCTTCATCCCCGACCCACGGGCGGGTAGGACGGCCGAGGATTGA
- a CDS encoding S49 family peptidase: protein MGRGPRRKRAAWMATAVALLAGCASTPFNGTFDGHVKGEGQIAATVQGSLEMKLPAVPEPGELSEVVVRPSPSGPGGSRVAIVDVDGLILNQNFSGIYSAGDNPVAAFREKLQAAAGDGRIRAIVLRINSPGGGVTASDILAEDLARFRRETGKPVVACLLDLATGGAYYLAVGADRIVAHPTTVTGGIGAILNLYNLEDAMAALNVRAEPVKSGELVDMGSVTARVPDQARALLQEMSDGFRDRFRDRVATLRPAMTDADREAIADGRVVPAIKAERLKMVDRIGYLDDALAEAQGLAGISDAEIVQFQRPGTAARSMYAVSPNIPIQGEMLPLSYPGLDRSKTPTFLYLWQPDPTVLRQAGR from the coding sequence ATGGGACGAGGACCACGCAGGAAGCGTGCCGCATGGATGGCGACGGCCGTCGCGTTGCTCGCCGGCTGCGCCTCGACGCCGTTCAACGGGACGTTCGACGGCCACGTCAAGGGCGAGGGGCAGATCGCCGCGACGGTGCAGGGGAGCCTGGAAATGAAGCTCCCGGCGGTCCCCGAGCCCGGCGAACTGTCCGAGGTCGTCGTCCGGCCCTCGCCGTCCGGCCCTGGCGGTTCGAGGGTGGCGATCGTCGACGTCGACGGCCTGATCCTCAACCAGAATTTCAGCGGGATCTACTCGGCCGGCGACAACCCGGTGGCGGCCTTCCGCGAGAAGCTCCAGGCGGCGGCCGGAGACGGACGCATCCGCGCGATCGTGCTGAGGATCAACAGCCCGGGGGGCGGCGTGACGGCCTCGGATATTCTGGCCGAGGATCTCGCCCGCTTCCGTCGCGAGACCGGCAAGCCCGTCGTCGCCTGCCTGCTCGACCTGGCGACCGGCGGTGCCTACTATCTCGCCGTGGGGGCCGACCGGATCGTGGCGCACCCGACCACGGTGACCGGCGGGATCGGAGCGATCCTGAACCTGTACAACCTGGAAGACGCGATGGCGGCCCTGAACGTCCGAGCCGAGCCGGTCAAGTCGGGCGAGCTGGTGGACATGGGCTCGGTGACGGCCCGCGTGCCCGACCAGGCGCGTGCCTTGCTCCAGGAAATGTCCGACGGCTTCCGCGACCGCTTCCGCGACCGGGTCGCCACCCTTCGGCCCGCCATGACCGACGCCGACCGCGAGGCGATCGCCGACGGCCGGGTCGTGCCGGCGATCAAGGCGGAACGACTGAAGATGGTCGACCGCATCGGCTACTTGGACGACGCGCTGGCCGAGGCACAAGGCCTGGCGGGCATCTCGGACGCCGAGATCGTCCAGTTCCAGAGGCCAGGCACGGCGGCGAGGTCGATGTATGCGGTCTCGCCCAACATCCCGATCCAGGGGGAAATGCTCCCCCTGAGCTATCCGGGTCTCGACCGCAGCAAGACGCCGACATTCCTCTACCTCTGGCAGCCGGACCCGACGGTTCTGAGGCAGGCCGGCCGATGA
- a CDS encoding NAD-dependent epimerase/dehydratase family protein, which translates to MTGGLPWVLVTGAGGFVGGHVARLLAASGTYRVRGLVRRLPRTRPGDPAIDWQIGDLRDPSVRVRALSGARHVIHCASRVHLGHDPSGQSRAINVDATRGLLDEARAAGVERFIYTSTLQTLASGTEEKPATEDDPWNLVPVRSPYTETKREAEALVLAANSGRMQTLALCPGMTIGPRDPGPTSTEVLLTMSKTRIALLPAGGIPVIEVETLATAHVRALDRGEPGRRYAVIGPYLSFRQQAEMVASIAGRPRRILDLPDWSSPLLTSIAGGLDRLATGRWLSVSRAVVAGGYLRFHVDGARANHVFDLHHGPTKAAIRRSLVDSRDQGMAPWLRDVDLNGDDSPDCGATSP; encoded by the coding sequence ATGACCGGGGGCCTTCCCTGGGTCCTCGTCACGGGTGCCGGCGGGTTCGTGGGCGGTCATGTCGCGCGCTTGCTGGCGGCCTCCGGGACCTACCGGGTGCGCGGCCTGGTCCGGCGACTGCCCCGGACGAGGCCCGGCGATCCCGCCATCGACTGGCAGATCGGCGACCTGCGCGACCCGTCCGTCCGCGTTCGCGCCTTGAGCGGCGCCCGCCACGTCATCCACTGCGCGAGCCGGGTTCACCTGGGCCATGATCCCTCGGGCCAGAGCCGAGCCATCAACGTCGACGCCACTCGAGGACTCCTGGACGAAGCTCGGGCGGCCGGGGTCGAGCGATTCATCTACACGTCAACCCTGCAGACCCTGGCCAGCGGCACCGAGGAGAAGCCGGCGACCGAGGATGACCCCTGGAACCTGGTCCCCGTGCGGTCCCCCTACACCGAGACCAAGCGCGAGGCCGAAGCACTGGTCCTGGCCGCCAACTCGGGCCGGATGCAGACCCTGGCCCTCTGCCCGGGGATGACAATCGGCCCCCGCGACCCGGGCCCGACCTCGACCGAGGTTCTCCTGACGATGTCGAAGACGAGAATCGCCCTGCTGCCGGCCGGCGGAATTCCGGTCATCGAGGTCGAGACGCTGGCGACCGCCCACGTCAGGGCCCTCGACCGGGGCGAGCCCGGCCGGCGCTACGCAGTCATCGGCCCATATCTTTCCTTCCGCCAGCAGGCCGAGATGGTGGCGTCCATCGCCGGGCGACCGCGACGGATCCTCGACCTTCCCGACTGGTCGTCGCCGCTCCTCACTTCCATCGCAGGTGGCCTGGACCGGTTGGCGACGGGCCGTTGGCTCTCAGTCTCCCGGGCCGTGGTCGCGGGAGGCTACCTCCGCTTCCACGTCGACGGAGCCCGAGCCAATCACGTCTTCGACCTGCACCACGGCCCGACGAAGGCCGCAATCCGCCGCTCGCTGGTCGACAGCCGCGACCAGGGGATGGCCCCCTGGCTCCGCGACGTCGACTTGAACGGTGACGATTCGCCCGACTGCGGGGCGACTTCACCCTAG
- a CDS encoding SDR family NAD(P)-dependent oxidoreductase produces the protein MSHPLGRVLAFAPAGRQGVAFAAAATRAGAVGTLAFEHGHADSIPAAIEQLRRLVDGPFAVRVPRGEPLGNWLADAPSTLTAVVGTEAGTGDWPGFVAEVSRHGRLPLAEVTSTESGLLAVSAGAFGLIASGHEAGGLVSELSAFILTQALLGTTDVEIWARGGVGPDAAAGCVAMGAAGVVVDGAALMGRESPLDAQALERIGRLDGGETVLVGPTNGPRWRVLAPPGSPALLALREATPKGDLAWFSAVSRWVGWGPGQAWPVGQDAAMARGLASKFVTVGGIVAAVERGIDSGISVARSSRPLAENSPLAASHSTRFPIVQGPMTRVSDSVAFASAVADGGALPMLALAMLRGPEVRTLLHETRTRLAGKSWGVGLLGFVAPELRREQVAAVLDARPPFALIAGGRPDHAAELERAGIATYLHAPSPGLLRQYIKDSARRFVFEGRECGGHVGPRSSFVLWEQAIEVLSEAIDGGTPAAEFHTLFAGGVHDARSSAFLAAMTARIAGRGVKVGILMGTAYLFTREAVETGAIVGRYQDEAIRCRSTVLLETGPGHEVRVGPSPFADLFEQTRSELKAGGRSPDAIREELEGLNAGRLRVATKGLDRSTGANSPLRSVAEPEQFERGLYMLGQAALLRDGVTTIGDLHREVSDGGAALIDEIEAMKAPEIGAATPSDIAIVGISAIFPGAADARTFWENTLKGLDTISEIPPDRWDWRLYYDADPKAPDKIVSKWGGFVPDVAFDPLQYGMPPNSLASIEPVQLLTLEAVRAAIEDAGYTRRPFARERTSVVLGIGGGAAQLAMGYAFRAYLPMLDAVSPGAGADALKACEGLLPEWTEDAFPGFLLNVAAGRVANRFDFGGSNYAVDAACGSSLAAANLAVRELETGAADMVVLGGADTVQNPLTYLAFSKTQAFSPRGRCRPFDTSADGIVISEGVAAIVLKRLADAERDGDRIYAVIKGIGSSSDGRARGLTAPRPEGQTLALKRAYAKAGIDPKTVGYVEAHGTGTAVGDVVEAMALSGLLTEAGATPSSCAVGSVKSSIGHTKCAAGMAGLINAALALHHKVYPPTIGVEAPNPKVNFGTGPLHVSAQLRPWLHDERSRPRRAGVSAFGFGGTNFHAVLEGYDRNLAPPTAPSREWPAELFAWSAPDRGSLLEAIDRFGQTLEGPLRDHSHATLSAFKPSNSGPVLAIVAESLADLRSKLDSAIGSIRGGAADLSDPRGIHFAHAPAFRSTPLAFLFPGQGSQAPGMLGDLAIAFSPVRESFETFDAALVSAGRPAVGPLVFPPASFIEAERSARVAALRSPEVSQPAVGAASVGMMRLLAELGVTPDVVAGHSYGELVALHAAGCLPASALAEVSEARGRFLLDAIPDEPGMMVALPVGPERAREVINGWTDVLSVNFNGPTQTVIAGPRASVALAVASARKLGHVARELKVACAFHTPSMAAAEAPLTRLLAQRLDTSPRLPVYSNVDAAPHPADPSAIAARMGRHVTSPVRFTSMIERMHDDGARIFLECGPGAVLSPLVSSILGDRPHLVLSLDAAGRPGLPTLLHGLARLVVAGVPMNLTRLTADRVDQRASTSTDRKALPASTWLVNGSRARPIDQPEPRRLGQVMEPREPRIQPVAREPRTPTLPLPKPVAPIEAKAIAPRPEARPAPAPAPAADDRVMLAFQETMRKFLDVQRSTMGDYLAGRGRIATPQPQTKRASTTQRANPTPEASAPAAPVAKATSIEVRPPGQAQAPVVRDDREAIGEALVAIVRDRTGYPAEMLRPDLDLEADLGIDSIKRVEILGTLRDAFPAAAGRLDAQAMDDLARSKTLGAIADRFARALDVAPPKRTPEPASPVRRFVLEAVAAEIEGNASLAVGGVVIVTDDGRGIARTVASAIEARGYVAMVVGHGEGRGRCDFSSEASIEELLREARRRGPLAGIVHALPLRDAADAGLDEAAWTDRLGPELYSLFLLARAAATDLERSAKLGGSCLIAATGMGGLSGGVGSLPTHFPPSHGSVAGLTKTLAREWPAVRVRSVDLDRDEAIETLAGRLVEEVFAADPRSEVGHQGVRRMALAARPEPLEVRAGGLVLEPGAPVILTGGARGITAAIALELARRWKPRLLIVGTTAAPTGDEDPETADIDDPAKLKALLLGRAQRRGERASTTSLESAYRDLTRAREIRRNLAALRDAGALVEYGAADVRDSQALGRLLGGWRHQFGPAVGLVHGAGVIHDKLLRDKSPESFDRVFGTKVIGALNFLRSVDLDALRFASLFSSIAGRFGNQGQIDYAAANEALNKLALWLDREIPGRVLSAIWGPWSGVGMVSDLEGHLGRRGLTMIPPDVGARLFADELAHGRKGTVEVVFSGSLGTLELPPGPGHVAGGPR, from the coding sequence ATGAGTCATCCCCTAGGACGGGTCCTGGCGTTCGCACCGGCCGGCCGGCAAGGTGTCGCCTTCGCCGCGGCGGCAACTCGCGCCGGAGCGGTGGGCACACTTGCCTTCGAGCACGGACACGCCGACTCCATACCGGCCGCCATCGAGCAGTTGCGCAGGCTCGTCGACGGCCCCTTCGCCGTTCGAGTCCCGCGCGGCGAGCCTCTGGGCAACTGGCTGGCCGATGCCCCCTCGACGTTGACGGCGGTGGTCGGCACTGAGGCCGGCACGGGCGACTGGCCCGGATTCGTGGCCGAGGTCTCGCGGCACGGTCGACTGCCGCTGGCCGAGGTCACCTCGACCGAGTCGGGGCTTCTCGCTGTTTCCGCGGGTGCCTTCGGCCTGATCGCATCGGGCCACGAGGCGGGGGGACTGGTTTCGGAACTGTCGGCATTCATCCTGACCCAGGCGCTCCTGGGCACGACCGACGTCGAGATCTGGGCTCGCGGAGGGGTCGGCCCCGACGCGGCGGCCGGCTGCGTGGCGATGGGCGCCGCCGGCGTGGTCGTCGATGGCGCGGCGCTGATGGGTCGCGAATCGCCCCTCGATGCTCAGGCACTGGAGCGGATCGGCCGGCTCGACGGCGGGGAAACCGTCCTAGTCGGCCCGACGAATGGACCTCGATGGCGAGTGCTCGCCCCGCCCGGCTCGCCGGCGCTCCTGGCATTGCGCGAAGCCACTCCGAAGGGGGATCTCGCCTGGTTTTCGGCCGTCTCGCGCTGGGTGGGGTGGGGTCCCGGCCAGGCCTGGCCGGTCGGGCAGGACGCCGCGATGGCCCGGGGGCTCGCCTCCAAGTTCGTGACCGTCGGCGGGATCGTCGCCGCAGTCGAGCGCGGGATCGACTCGGGCATCTCCGTGGCCCGTTCGTCGCGGCCCCTGGCCGAGAACTCCCCCCTGGCCGCGTCGCATTCGACACGGTTCCCGATCGTGCAAGGGCCGATGACCCGCGTGAGCGACTCGGTGGCGTTCGCCTCGGCGGTGGCCGACGGCGGGGCCCTGCCGATGCTCGCCCTGGCCATGCTCCGTGGCCCCGAGGTCCGGACCCTGCTGCATGAGACGCGTACTCGCCTGGCGGGCAAGAGCTGGGGCGTCGGCCTGCTCGGGTTCGTCGCGCCCGAGTTGCGTCGCGAGCAGGTCGCCGCCGTCCTGGACGCCAGGCCCCCGTTCGCCCTGATCGCCGGTGGGCGGCCCGATCATGCGGCGGAACTCGAGCGTGCGGGAATCGCCACCTATCTGCACGCCCCTTCCCCGGGGCTGCTGCGGCAGTACATCAAGGACAGTGCGCGGCGGTTCGTGTTCGAGGGGCGCGAGTGCGGCGGCCACGTCGGTCCCCGGTCGAGCTTCGTGCTCTGGGAGCAGGCGATCGAAGTCCTGTCCGAAGCGATCGACGGCGGCACCCCGGCCGCCGAGTTTCATACCTTGTTCGCCGGCGGGGTCCACGATGCGAGATCGTCGGCCTTCCTCGCCGCGATGACCGCCCGGATCGCGGGCCGGGGAGTCAAGGTCGGCATCCTCATGGGGACGGCTTATCTGTTCACGCGAGAGGCCGTCGAGACGGGCGCCATCGTCGGGCGGTACCAGGACGAGGCGATCCGCTGCCGCTCGACGGTCCTGCTGGAGACGGGCCCCGGCCACGAGGTCCGCGTCGGCCCATCACCGTTCGCCGACCTGTTCGAACAGACCAGGAGCGAGCTGAAGGCCGGCGGCAGGTCCCCCGATGCCATCCGCGAGGAGCTTGAGGGGCTGAACGCGGGCCGCCTGCGGGTCGCGACCAAGGGGCTCGACCGATCGACGGGCGCAAATTCGCCGCTGCGTTCGGTCGCCGAGCCCGAACAGTTCGAGCGCGGGCTTTACATGCTCGGCCAGGCCGCCTTGCTGCGTGACGGTGTGACCACGATCGGCGACCTGCACCGCGAGGTCTCCGACGGCGGGGCCGCGCTGATCGACGAGATCGAGGCGATGAAGGCGCCCGAGATCGGGGCCGCCACGCCCTCGGACATCGCGATCGTGGGGATCTCGGCGATCTTCCCGGGGGCCGCCGATGCCCGGACGTTCTGGGAGAACACGCTCAAAGGGCTGGATACGATCTCCGAGATACCGCCCGACCGCTGGGACTGGCGGCTGTACTACGACGCGGACCCGAAGGCCCCCGACAAGATCGTCTCGAAGTGGGGCGGATTCGTCCCCGACGTCGCCTTCGACCCCCTCCAGTACGGGATGCCGCCCAACTCGCTCGCCTCGATCGAGCCGGTGCAGCTCCTGACGCTGGAGGCCGTGCGGGCCGCGATCGAGGACGCCGGCTACACGCGCCGGCCGTTCGCACGCGAGCGGACCTCGGTGGTGCTCGGGATCGGCGGCGGTGCCGCGCAGCTAGCCATGGGCTATGCCTTCCGCGCCTACCTGCCGATGCTCGACGCCGTGAGCCCAGGCGCCGGGGCCGACGCCCTGAAGGCCTGCGAAGGCTTGCTGCCGGAGTGGACCGAGGACGCCTTCCCCGGGTTCCTCTTGAACGTCGCCGCGGGCCGCGTGGCCAACCGGTTCGACTTCGGCGGATCCAACTATGCGGTGGATGCCGCATGCGGGTCGAGCCTGGCCGCGGCCAACCTGGCCGTGCGCGAGCTGGAGACCGGCGCCGCCGACATGGTGGTCCTGGGAGGCGCCGACACGGTCCAGAATCCCCTGACCTATCTGGCCTTCAGCAAGACCCAGGCCTTCTCCCCGCGCGGGCGTTGCCGGCCGTTCGACACCTCGGCCGACGGCATCGTCATCAGCGAGGGGGTCGCCGCGATCGTCCTGAAGCGGCTGGCCGACGCCGAGCGCGACGGCGACCGAATTTACGCCGTGATCAAGGGGATCGGCTCCTCCAGCGACGGCCGCGCCCGGGGCCTGACCGCCCCCAGGCCCGAGGGGCAGACGCTTGCGTTGAAGCGTGCGTATGCCAAGGCGGGCATCGACCCCAAGACGGTCGGCTACGTCGAGGCCCACGGCACCGGCACGGCCGTCGGCGACGTGGTCGAGGCGATGGCGCTCTCGGGCCTGCTGACCGAGGCGGGGGCGACGCCGTCCTCGTGCGCCGTCGGGTCGGTCAAGTCGTCGATCGGCCACACCAAATGCGCCGCCGGGATGGCCGGCCTGATCAATGCGGCACTCGCCCTGCACCACAAGGTCTACCCCCCGACGATCGGCGTCGAGGCCCCGAACCCGAAGGTCAATTTCGGCACCGGCCCCCTCCACGTCAGCGCCCAACTTCGGCCCTGGCTGCACGACGAACGCAGCCGCCCGAGGCGGGCCGGGGTGAGCGCCTTCGGCTTCGGCGGCACCAACTTCCACGCGGTCCTGGAGGGCTACGACCGGAACCTGGCCCCCCCGACCGCGCCCAGCCGCGAGTGGCCCGCCGAGTTGTTCGCCTGGTCGGCCCCCGATCGAGGCTCGCTGCTTGAGGCGATCGATCGATTCGGCCAGACCCTCGAAGGCCCCCTGCGCGACCATTCCCATGCCACGCTCTCGGCCTTCAAGCCCTCGAACTCCGGGCCGGTCCTGGCCATCGTGGCCGAGTCGTTGGCGGATCTCAGGTCAAAGCTGGACTCGGCGATCGGATCGATTCGCGGCGGGGCGGCCGATCTGTCCGACCCGCGCGGCATCCACTTCGCTCATGCCCCTGCGTTCCGAAGCACGCCGCTGGCGTTCCTGTTCCCGGGCCAGGGCTCCCAGGCTCCGGGAATGCTCGGCGACCTGGCGATCGCCTTCAGCCCCGTCCGAGAGTCCTTCGAGACCTTCGACGCCGCACTGGTCTCCGCGGGTCGCCCGGCCGTCGGCCCCCTGGTCTTCCCGCCCGCCTCGTTCATTGAGGCCGAGCGTTCCGCCAGGGTCGCGGCGCTCAGGTCGCCCGAGGTCTCGCAGCCGGCCGTGGGCGCGGCGTCGGTGGGCATGATGCGACTGCTGGCCGAGCTTGGTGTGACCCCCGATGTCGTCGCCGGCCACAGCTATGGCGAGCTGGTCGCCCTGCACGCGGCCGGCTGCCTCCCGGCCTCCGCGCTGGCCGAGGTTTCTGAGGCTCGCGGCCGGTTCCTGCTCGACGCCATCCCCGACGAGCCCGGGATGATGGTCGCGCTGCCGGTGGGGCCCGAGCGGGCCCGGGAAGTGATCAACGGGTGGACCGACGTCCTGTCCGTCAACTTCAACGGCCCCACACAGACGGTCATCGCGGGGCCGCGGGCCTCGGTGGCCCTGGCCGTTGCTTCAGCCAGAAAGCTCGGTCACGTCGCCCGCGAGTTGAAAGTCGCCTGCGCCTTCCACACCCCCTCGATGGCCGCCGCCGAGGCACCCCTCACGCGGCTGCTGGCTCAGCGGCTCGACACCTCGCCCCGGCTACCTGTCTATTCCAACGTCGATGCCGCACCCCACCCGGCCGACCCCTCGGCCATCGCCGCAAGGATGGGCCGGCATGTGACGAGCCCGGTCCGGTTCACATCGATGATCGAGCGGATGCACGACGACGGCGCCCGCATCTTTCTCGAATGCGGCCCCGGCGCCGTCCTCTCGCCCCTGGTCTCCTCGATCCTCGGCGACCGCCCGCACCTGGTCCTCTCACTCGACGCCGCGGGGCGACCCGGCCTGCCAACCCTGCTGCACGGCCTGGCCCGACTCGTCGTCGCCGGCGTGCCGATGAACCTGACCCGACTGACGGCCGACCGCGTCGATCAACGGGCCTCGACCTCGACCGACCGCAAGGCCCTCCCCGCCTCGACCTGGCTGGTCAACGGCTCCAGGGCCCGCCCCATCGACCAGCCTGAGCCTCGGCGACTCGGCCAGGTCATGGAACCGAGAGAACCGAGAATCCAGCCCGTCGCCCGGGAGCCCCGGACGCCCACGCTGCCGCTGCCGAAGCCCGTCGCGCCGATCGAAGCCAAGGCGATCGCGCCTCGACCCGAGGCCCGTCCCGCACCGGCCCCGGCCCCGGCCGCCGACGACCGCGTGATGCTCGCCTTCCAGGAAACGATGCGGAAGTTCCTCGACGTCCAGCGCTCGACCATGGGAGACTACCTCGCCGGGCGGGGCAGGATCGCAACACCGCAGCCGCAAACGAAACGCGCAAGCACAACTCAAAGAGCCAATCCGACGCCGGAAGCCTCCGCCCCCGCCGCACCGGTGGCCAAGGCCACGTCCATCGAAGTCAGGCCGCCCGGCCAGGCTCAGGCCCCGGTCGTCAGGGATGACCGCGAGGCCATCGGCGAGGCGCTGGTGGCCATCGTCCGCGACCGGACCGGCTACCCGGCCGAGATGCTCAGGCCAGACCTCGACCTGGAGGCCGACCTCGGCATCGACTCGATCAAGCGTGTCGAGATCCTCGGGACCCTCCGGGACGCCTTCCCCGCCGCCGCAGGCCGACTCGACGCCCAGGCGATGGACGACCTCGCACGTTCCAAGACCCTGGGCGCGATCGCCGATCGATTCGCCAGGGCCCTCGACGTCGCCCCCCCGAAACGCACGCCCGAGCCCGCGTCTCCGGTTCGCCGATTCGTGCTGGAGGCCGTCGCCGCCGAGATCGAAGGCAACGCGAGCCTGGCCGTCGGCGGCGTGGTGATCGTGACCGACGACGGCCGCGGGATCGCCCGAACAGTCGCCTCCGCCATCGAGGCGCGGGGATATGTCGCGATGGTCGTTGGCCACGGCGAAGGGCGTGGGCGGTGCGATTTCTCGTCCGAGGCATCCATCGAGGAACTCCTGCGTGAAGCACGCCGACGCGGTCCGCTCGCGGGCATTGTCCACGCCCTTCCTCTGCGCGACGCCGCCGATGCGGGCCTCGATGAAGCGGCCTGGACCGACCGACTCGGGCCCGAGTTGTACAGCCTCTTCCTGCTGGCCCGCGCCGCGGCAACCGACCTGGAACGGTCCGCGAAACTGGGCGGCTCCTGCCTCATCGCGGCCACCGGGATGGGGGGCCTCTCCGGCGGCGTGGGCAGTCTCCCGACGCACTTCCCCCCCTCCCACGGCAGCGTCGCCGGCCTGACCAAGACCCTGGCCCGCGAGTGGCCCGCCGTCCGCGTCCGATCCGTGGACCTCGATCGCGACGAGGCCATCGAGACCCTCGCCGGCCGGCTCGTCGAGGAGGTCTTCGCCGCGGACCCTCGCTCCGAGGTCGGCCACCAAGGGGTCCGGCGGATGGCCCTGGCCGCGAGGCCCGAACCTCTCGAAGTACGCGCGGGCGGATTGGTCCTGGAGCCCGGCGCCCCCGTCATCCTCACCGGCGGCGCACGGGGGATCACCGCGGCGATCGCCCTGGAACTGGCACGCCGCTGGAAGCCTCGCTTGCTGATCGTCGGCACGACGGCGGCCCCGACCGGCGACGAAGACCCCGAGACCGCCGACATCGATGATCCCGCCAAACTCAAGGCCCTGCTGCTCGGGCGGGCCCAGCGACGCGGGGAGCGTGCCTCGACGACCTCGCTGGAGTCGGCCTACCGCGACCTGACCCGGGCCCGCGAGATCAGGCGCAACCTGGCCGCCCTGCGGGATGCCGGCGCACTCGTCGAGTATGGCGCCGCCGACGTCCGCGACTCGCAGGCCCTGGGCCGACTTCTGGGCGGCTGGCGGCACCAATTCGGGCCCGCAGTAGGCCTGGTGCATGGTGCGGGCGTGATCCACGACAAGCTCCTGCGGGACAAGTCGCCCGAGTCGTTCGACCGGGTCTTCGGCACCAAGGTGATCGGGGCCCTGAACTTCCTGCGATCGGTCGACCTCGACGCCCTACGGTTCGCCTCGCTCTTCTCTTCGATCGCCGGCCGGTTCGGCAATCAGGGGCAGATCGACTATGCCGCGGCGAACGAGGCCCTGAACAAGCTGGCGCTCTGGCTCGATCGGGAAATCCCCGGACGGGTGCTCTCGGCCATCTGGGGCCCCTGGTCGGGCGTGGGCATGGTCTCCGACCTGGAGGGACATCTCGGCCGCAGGGGGCTGACCATGATCCCCCCCGATGTCGGCGCCAGGCTGTTCGCCGATGAGCTGGCCCACGGCCGAAAGGGCACCGTTGAGGTGGTCTTCTCGGGGTCGCTCGGCACCCTGGAACTCCCCCCCGGTCCCGGCCACGTCGCCGGGGGGCCTCGATGA